The Maridesulfovibrio zosterae DSM 11974 genome contains a region encoding:
- a CDS encoding relaxase/mobilization nuclease domain-containing protein, with the protein MLMKVFRHGVGRGSKVIGYVTGKKDSKRKENPPEVLRGDPDSVSDLIDTTTRKWRYTSGVLSWAPEDKVTPEDEVKLMDSFESYAFAGLEADQYSILWVRHSHAGHHEMHFVIPRTELRTDKALNPCPPGWEKQYNPWCELHNRRHNWARPDEMKRARLVSPGSSIQSYKSGNASEVRRTVTEAIVQGVEAGLIHNRQDIVRTLEEFGFGVPRQGKEYITIELPENDNSTVSQKRKNRRIRLKGVLYARSWTAEQFKQRAELSREYEGADGTTSAKLQADNSRRIAELEKSVSKIRQTRAEYHRKRYKNRDRRTLENSTNLNPRHAPILENPSRSIISGDIRVLSGPSGRDSILDRSSGNNPSRAFREDRSPEDNREKARELGSNAPSGQQPQIHSSTSRDKPEAELAIRKPSRHFTQGLSHERITEELIGRAEPNRRGTSTPSGRTRSKDSRAGKGNTRLPGLAERIGASFERIGKISSALVQKIMNPRSRKKTLKAGINKLLSR; encoded by the coding sequence ATGCTTATGAAAGTATTCCGTCATGGAGTTGGACGCGGGTCAAAAGTCATTGGATATGTGACAGGTAAAAAGGACTCCAAAAGAAAAGAGAATCCACCTGAAGTATTGCGTGGAGATCCTGACTCAGTCTCAGACCTCATCGATACCACTACCCGCAAATGGCGATACACATCCGGTGTTCTTTCATGGGCACCTGAAGACAAAGTTACCCCCGAAGACGAAGTAAAACTCATGGACAGCTTTGAATCATACGCTTTTGCAGGGCTTGAAGCGGATCAATATTCAATCCTTTGGGTTCGCCACAGCCATGCTGGCCATCATGAGATGCATTTTGTGATTCCGCGCACGGAACTACGAACAGATAAAGCTCTCAATCCCTGCCCGCCAGGATGGGAGAAACAATATAACCCGTGGTGTGAACTTCACAACCGTCGTCACAACTGGGCACGCCCTGATGAAATGAAACGCGCAAGGTTGGTCAGTCCGGGCAGCTCGATACAGAGCTATAAATCCGGCAATGCCTCAGAGGTAAGGCGGACCGTAACTGAAGCGATTGTTCAAGGAGTGGAAGCCGGTCTTATTCATAACCGGCAAGACATCGTCAGAACTCTTGAAGAATTCGGTTTTGGTGTACCGCGCCAAGGCAAGGAATACATAACTATTGAACTACCAGAAAACGACAACAGCACTGTTTCCCAGAAACGGAAAAACCGCCGCATCAGGCTAAAAGGAGTACTTTATGCAAGATCATGGACAGCCGAGCAGTTCAAACAACGCGCTGAGCTTAGCCGAGAATATGAAGGAGCAGATGGAACAACAAGCGCAAAGCTCCAAGCAGATAATTCAAGAAGGATTGCAGAGCTTGAGAAAAGCGTTTCTAAAATCCGCCAAACACGAGCTGAGTACCATCGAAAGCGCTATAAAAACAGAGACCGCAGAACTCTCGAAAATTCAACAAACCTTAATCCGCGACATGCACCGATCCTTGAAAATCCCAGTCGCAGTATCATTAGTGGTGACATTCGTGTGTTGTCTGGTCCTAGTGGGCGGGACTCTATTCTGGATAGATCTTCAGGGAACAACCCTAGCAGAGCTTTCCGAGAAGATAGATCACCAGAGGACAATAGAGAAAAAGCTCGTGAGCTGGGGAGTAACGCCCCTTCTGGACAACAACCGCAGATTCATAGTTCTACCAGCCGGGACAAGCCTGAAGCAGAATTGGCAATCAGGAAACCGTCCCGCCATTTTACTCAAGGATTAAGCCATGAACGAATTACAGAAGAGCTTATTGGACGCGCTGAGCCGAATCGAAGAGGAACAAGCACGCCGTCTGGGCGAACAAGATCAAAAGATAGCCGAGCTGGAAAAGGAAATACAAGGTTGCCGGGACTTGCAGAGCGAATTGGAGCAAGTTTTGAACGAATTGGAAAAATTAGCTCAGCTTTAGTCCAGAAAATTATGAACCCCAGAAGCCGCAAAAAGACTTTAAAAGCTGGAATTAATAAACTATTGAGCAGGTAA
- a CDS encoding ankyrin repeat domain-containing protein — translation MNHYEGNIEDALSKHDIEAVWEWLEHGGNPRHITEYGDSLLHIAALNDNTDATKLLLDVGVDPNNRNAEDLTPICYASKAETIIMLHEYGASLTVEDGNYGPPLHRAACGLSVEAVTTMVALGADIYAEPSEGGLPAIYNSFLSDNCKAMLLAFISMGFSVDGIEGHPLLHYAYGSDRLEAVKLLLKLGADPTLKDENGRDFEAFKEMVKERRKAANSQSVEAEQKVNPLLEKLEKQLKINEQLKQE, via the coding sequence ATGAATCATTACGAAGGGAATATAGAAGATGCGCTCAGCAAACACGACATTGAAGCCGTATGGGAATGGCTTGAGCATGGCGGCAATCCGCGCCATATCACTGAATACGGAGATTCACTGCTCCATATCGCAGCGTTAAACGATAACACCGATGCCACAAAGCTACTGCTTGATGTCGGTGTAGATCCCAATAACCGTAACGCCGAAGATCTCACCCCCATATGCTACGCGAGCAAGGCTGAAACAATCATCATGCTACATGAATATGGTGCATCGTTAACCGTAGAAGATGGCAATTACGGCCCTCCGCTACACCGTGCGGCCTGCGGTCTGTCCGTGGAAGCAGTAACGACTATGGTCGCTCTTGGTGCTGATATTTATGCCGAACCTTCAGAAGGAGGATTACCGGCAATATACAACAGCTTTCTTTCGGATAACTGCAAAGCAATGTTGCTGGCGTTCATCTCAATGGGCTTCAGTGTTGACGGCATAGAAGGACATCCCTTGCTTCACTATGCTTACGGCAGTGACAGACTTGAAGCGGTCAAGTTACTTCTAAAGCTTGGCGCAGACCCTACCCTCAAAGACGAGAACGGTAGAGACTTTGAAGCCTTTAAGGAAATGGTAAAGGAGCGGCGAAAGGCAGCTAACAGTCAGTCCGTCGAGGCGGAACAAAAAGTTAATCCTTTACTTGAGAAATTGGAAAAGCAATTGAAGATAAATGAGCAGCTTAAACAGGAATAA
- a CDS encoding CopG family ribbon-helix-helix protein, giving the protein MQTKQICISKEIADRLEDLARYTNRSQEELINSAIESYIENEFAEISLIHESLAQANNGEFATDSEVQDAFSKCGITSKLTEF; this is encoded by the coding sequence ATGCAGACGAAACAAATATGTATTTCCAAAGAGATAGCAGATAGATTGGAGGATCTTGCCAGATACACCAATCGCAGTCAGGAAGAACTCATAAACTCTGCAATTGAAAGCTACATTGAAAATGAATTTGCAGAAATTTCCCTCATCCACGAAAGCCTTGCCCAAGCTAATAACGGCGAATTCGCTACAGACTCAGAAGTACAGGACGCTTTCAGCAAATGTGGGATAACGTCAAAATTAACTGAATTTTAA
- a CDS encoding Fic family protein, whose product MSQNKQDIPSSYILPDSAELTTSLAENDRLQKIIDKKRPLEGDLWDVIQFKLKVDWTYNSNAIEGSTLSPSETLFFLREGLTVKGKPLKDFLDARNHSEAVDLLQDTIKDERPLSVGFMKEINALILNGVSYTAAQTPDGQSTKKKAHAGEYKKHPNHVLTPSGEIHTYVEPEQVAAEMDYLFEWIGEQEQKQTHPLITAAIAHYNFVRIHPFDDGNGRGARLLMNLILMKNGYLPAVINNENRQDYIECLHQADKGEMELFCVFVSHSLRETQESVVNILEGNGK is encoded by the coding sequence ATGTCCCAGAATAAACAAGATATACCTTCAAGCTACATACTTCCTGATTCCGCAGAGCTCACCACCAGCCTTGCCGAAAATGACAGGTTGCAAAAGATTATTGATAAAAAACGCCCGTTGGAAGGTGACCTTTGGGACGTGATCCAGTTTAAGCTGAAAGTAGACTGGACTTACAACTCAAACGCTATTGAAGGCAGCACCTTGAGCCCAAGCGAAACGCTGTTCTTTCTGCGCGAAGGCCTTACCGTGAAGGGCAAACCGCTCAAGGATTTTCTGGACGCCAGAAACCACTCTGAGGCTGTTGATTTACTTCAGGACACCATAAAGGATGAAAGGCCTCTTTCTGTTGGATTTATGAAAGAAATAAACGCCTTGATTCTCAATGGAGTCAGTTACACAGCAGCTCAGACACCCGACGGGCAGAGCACCAAAAAAAAAGCTCATGCCGGGGAATATAAAAAGCATCCGAACCATGTGTTAACACCAAGCGGCGAAATCCATACCTACGTTGAACCGGAGCAGGTTGCCGCTGAAATGGATTATCTTTTTGAGTGGATTGGTGAGCAGGAACAAAAGCAGACACATCCGCTGATTACGGCCGCTATAGCGCACTACAATTTCGTGCGCATCCATCCTTTCGATGATGGGAACGGTCGCGGGGCAAGGCTTCTGATGAACCTAATCCTTATGAAAAACGGGTATCTCCCTGCCGTCATTAACAATGAGAACCGTCAGGATTACATTGAATGCCTGCATCAGGCAGATAAGGGTGAGATGGAGCTTTTCTGCGTATTTGTTTCTCATTCCTTACGGGAAACTCAGGAATCGGTTGTGAATATTTTGGAAGGTAATGGGAAATAA